A region from the Arcobacter sp. F155 genome encodes:
- the purT gene encoding formate-dependent phosphoribosylglycinamide formyltransferase, with translation MNFTAPLKSDSIKIMLLGSGELGKEVIIEAQRLGIETIAVDSYNNAPAQLVANKSYTINMKNKNEILDVIRREKPTYVLPEVEAINIEALFTAEEEGYHVIPNADAVNKTMNRKNIREFAAVELGLPTSKYEFVTTFEGLEKAAGNIGFPCVIKPVMSSSGHGQSIARSEADLQNSWELAKEARGDASELIVEEFITFDYEITMLTARNESQTVFCEPIGHIQQDGDYIFSWQPMNMSEIAKRKSQEVAKTITDGLGGRGIFGVELFVKGDEVYFSEVSPRPHDTGMVTMITQSQSEFALHVRAVLGLPLDFIDYGAGASAAYKAKNDTFNPVVEVKDEAFTATSYARVFGKPQSHEGRRMAVALTFDKDSSDKALQQARELIENYSDK, from the coding sequence ATGAATTTTACAGCACCTCTTAAATCAGACTCTATAAAGATTATGCTTCTTGGAAGTGGAGAGTTAGGTAAAGAAGTTATTATTGAAGCACAAAGATTAGGAATAGAGACTATTGCAGTAGATTCTTATAATAATGCTCCTGCACAATTAGTTGCAAACAAATCTTATACAATCAATATGAAAAACAAAAATGAGATTTTAGATGTAATTAGAAGAGAAAAACCAACATATGTTTTACCAGAAGTTGAAGCTATCAATATTGAAGCACTTTTTACAGCAGAAGAAGAAGGTTACCATGTAATTCCTAATGCAGATGCAGTAAACAAAACTATGAATAGAAAAAACATTAGAGAGTTTGCAGCAGTTGAGCTTGGCCTTCCAACTAGTAAATATGAGTTTGTAACTACTTTTGAAGGTTTAGAAAAAGCGGCAGGAAATATTGGTTTTCCTTGTGTAATTAAACCTGTAATGAGTAGTTCAGGACACGGTCAAAGTATCGCTAGAAGTGAAGCAGACTTACAAAACTCTTGGGAACTTGCAAAAGAAGCAAGAGGTGATGCAAGTGAATTAATCGTTGAAGAGTTTATCACTTTTGATTATGAAATCACTATGCTAACTGCTAGAAATGAGTCTCAAACTGTATTTTGTGAACCAATTGGACATATCCAACAAGATGGTGACTATATTTTTTCATGGCAACCAATGAACATGAGTGAAATTGCTAAAAGAAAATCTCAAGAAGTTGCAAAAACTATCACTGATGGTTTAGGTGGAAGAGGTATTTTTGGTGTTGAGTTATTTGTAAAAGGTGATGAAGTTTATTTCTCAGAAGTAAGCCCAAGACCACATGATACAGGTATGGTAACTATGATTACTCAATCTCAAAGTGAGTTTGCACTTCATGTAAGAGCAGTTTTAGGATTACCTTTAGACTTTATTGATTATGGAGCAGGTGCAAGTGCAGCTTATAAAGCTAAAAACGATACTTTTAATCCTGTTGTAGAAGTAAAAGATGAAGCCTTTACAGCTACTTCATATGCAAGAGTATTTGGTAAACCTCAAAGCCATGAAGGAAGAAGAATGGCAGTTGCATTAACATTTGATAAAGATAGTAGTGATAAAGCATTACAACAAGCAAGAGAACTTATTGAAAACTACAGCGATAAATAA
- a CDS encoding cache domain-containing protein, translating into MLIKSEQQLLNFIKYSPIIIITLIAILINSLIYIQNEQNFEKDLEIYKKNYIESNKRLTKFQVEKAYKDIQRERENLEHRLENRLKTRVQEVYLIVENLHKKYSHLEEKELLNIIKESIRTIRFNDGRGYFYIAKKNGFSILHPITPEYENNDVSKLKDSFGNYLYKEIIDHFKTEEEYFGELKAVKPNMGNKKFEKVTYIKLYKPLDIIIGTGEYKEDFNNEIKNHIIREHIQNVRYGKNGYIFIFDYDGYQLAHVKKEYIGKQRIDLVDSNGFMITKEIIKQAKKEPGFISYIGSIMPETGKPAYKTTYIRGVDDWGWAIGSGFYNLDMLKYLEAKKKELRAMNNESLKKTLIISLILSAILIALAFYISNILKNFFTRYHERIENEIQENRKKDMVLYQQSKMASMGEMLGNIAHQWRQPLSSVSTIASGTKIQKELGMLDDKEFDKGMETIVKTTKHLSQTIDDFREFFNPNRVKKEVDTQVIYNKAIQLISSRLTSKEIELKSDIDSTAFVTYENELLQGLMNILNNAIDAFENKEIKNRVIKFDIKFQKECKMPNCDIKECTQGKEGYITITIQDNAGGIAKEHIDKIFEAYFTTKHKSQGTGIGLYMTYEIINKHLKGFISVENSEMKHDTQTYKGAKFTIILPTRIEEG; encoded by the coding sequence TTGCTTATAAAAAGTGAACAACAACTTTTAAACTTTATCAAATACTCACCAATAATTATTATTACATTAATTGCAATATTAATTAACTCTCTAATCTATATTCAAAATGAACAAAATTTTGAAAAAGATTTAGAGATTTATAAAAAAAACTATATAGAATCAAATAAAAGACTTACAAAGTTTCAAGTAGAAAAAGCATATAAAGATATTCAAAGAGAAAGAGAAAACCTAGAACATAGACTTGAAAACAGATTAAAAACAAGAGTTCAAGAAGTTTATCTAATAGTTGAAAACTTACATAAAAAGTACTCTCACTTAGAAGAAAAAGAGCTTTTAAATATTATAAAAGAGAGTATTAGAACTATTCGGTTTAATGATGGGAGGGGCTATTTTTATATAGCTAAGAAAAATGGATTTAGTATTCTTCATCCTATCACTCCTGAATATGAAAACAATGATGTATCAAAGTTAAAAGATAGTTTTGGAAACTACTTATATAAAGAGATAATTGACCATTTTAAAACTGAAGAAGAGTACTTTGGAGAACTTAAAGCTGTAAAACCAAATATGGGTAATAAAAAGTTTGAGAAAGTTACATATATAAAACTGTATAAACCTCTTGATATTATAATTGGTACAGGGGAATACAAAGAAGACTTCAATAATGAAATAAAAAACCACATAATAAGAGAACACATTCAAAATGTAAGATATGGTAAAAATGGATATATTTTTATTTTTGATTATGATGGTTACCAACTTGCACACGTAAAAAAAGAGTATATTGGTAAACAAAGAATTGATTTAGTTGATTCAAATGGTTTTATGATTACAAAAGAGATTATAAAACAAGCAAAAAAAGAACCAGGATTTATTAGTTATATTGGTTCAATTATGCCTGAAACGGGGAAACCTGCCTATAAAACAACTTATATTAGAGGTGTTGATGATTGGGGTTGGGCTATTGGTTCTGGCTTTTATAATCTTGATATGCTTAAGTACTTAGAAGCTAAGAAAAAAGAGTTAAGAGCTATGAATAATGAGTCTCTAAAAAAGACTCTTATTATAAGTTTAATTCTTAGTGCTATTTTAATCGCCCTTGCTTTTTATATTTCAAATATATTAAAAAACTTTTTCACAAGATATCATGAACGAATTGAAAATGAAATCCAAGAAAATAGAAAAAAAGATATGGTTTTATATCAGCAATCAAAAATGGCTTCAATGGGTGAGATGTTAGGAAATATAGCTCACCAATGGAGACAACCTTTATCTTCTGTTTCAACTATTGCTTCTGGAACTAAAATCCAAAAAGAGCTAGGAATGCTTGATGATAAAGAGTTTGATAAGGGAATGGAAACTATTGTAAAAACTACAAAACACCTTTCTCAAACAATTGATGATTTTAGAGAGTTTTTTAATCCAAATAGAGTAAAAAAAGAAGTTGATACTCAAGTTATATATAATAAAGCTATTCAACTTATCTCTTCAAGGCTTACTTCAAAGGAAATTGAACTTAAGTCTGATATTGATAGTACTGCTTTTGTAACCTATGAAAATGAACTTCTTCAAGGCTTAATGAACATACTAAACAATGCCATTGATGCTTTTGAAAATAAAGAGATTAAAAATAGAGTAATCAAATTTGATATTAAATTCCAAAAAGAATGTAAAATGCCAAATTGTGATATAAAAGAGTGTACTCAAGGTAAAGAAGGCTATATTACAATTACTATTCAAGATAATGCTGGAGGAATTGCCAAAGAGCATATTGATAAAATCTTTGAAGCATATTTTACAACAAAACATAAAAGTCAAGGTACGGGAATTGGTCTTTATATGACCTATGAAATAATCAATAAACACCTAAAAGGTTTTATTAGTGTTGAAAATTCTGAGATGAAACACGATACGCAAACTTACAAGGGTGCGAAGTTTACTATTATTTTACCAACTAGAATTGAAGAAGGTTAA